The Alphaproteobacteria bacterium US3C007 genomic interval TCGGCCACCTCACCATAAAGGCTTACGGCATCGCCTTCCAAAACCAGCTGCAAGGCTTTGGCATCCGGGGCCCAAAATAATTTAGCGTTGGTTTCCTCTTTATTCACCCACATCATGGCGCCAAGCCGCATCGCTTTACCCAAAATTTCTGCCATACGCATCTGCTCCTGAGACAATAAAGAAAACAGGTTTTCGAATTTATGGCCTTTGCGTTGATTGCGATAGCGGTGCATCAACGAAAGCCCCAGGAATACTCTTTCGGCATGTTTCAACCCGCCCAAATTGGCCCGTGTAGCGTTGTCAAAGCAAATTTCGGCGCGATAATCAGGATGACCCCGCCAACTTACATCATGCAGATGGCAGGCGGCTTTGATCAGGCGCGCTGCCTCGTCATCCGCGGTAGGGAAAAGCGGCAAAACAAATTTGAACAATTGCAAGCCAAAGCCGGGGGCGCGCGCATCTTTCATTTCTGCGAAGGCGCAGGCTTCAATCAGCGGATCTTTTTTGCGCAGTTTTTTTGACATTTGTTCGTATAAAAGCCCTTCGCGTATACCATAGCTGGAGAGGGCAATATCTATCGGTGTAAAACTCTCAACCAGCGCATCAAGAACTTCAATCGCGTAAGGTAGCAGCGCCATGCGTGCCCCCGAGATGCCGCATTTGATCCGCAATTTCTCAGGATCCGATTGGCGTAGGAAAGCGGCCGTTTTTTGTACTGCGTCTTTATCCATGCGGTATTCATGAATCACGTGTAACGGGTAGGCACGGCGCTCCATGTCGATACGCGCCAGCGCGCGCCAGGATCCACCCACCAGAAACAAACGGTTATGTTGCGGCCCCATTTTCTCCGTTAACTTGGCCATGTTGCGGGCAATCAACTGCTGGCGCGCCGCTGCACCGCCTTGAAGCTCGCGCAACTTCAACGGGCCAATTCTTGCGCTGATGCGCTTGCCCACTTTGCCGTCGCCGATTT includes:
- a CDS encoding Ppx/GppA family phosphatase; protein product: MRKKGDLVALSKVGVVDIGSNSVRLVVFDGAARSPAYYYNEKIMCALGAGLAETGCLNPEGRARAVAAILRFTYLAKAMGIPRLIAVATAAVRDAQDGAAFVQELKEKTGQAVLVIKGKEEARLSAQGVLLGWPGAYGLICDLGGSSMELAEIGDGKVGKRISARIGPLKLRELQGGAAARQQLIARNMAKLTEKMGPQHNRLFLVGGSWRALARIDMERRAYPLHVIHEYRMDKDAVQKTAAFLRQSDPEKLRIKCGISGARMALLPYAIEVLDALVESFTPIDIALSSYGIREGLLYEQMSKKLRKKDPLIEACAFAEMKDARAPGFGLQLFKFVLPLFPTADDEAARLIKAACHLHDVSWRGHPDYRAEICFDNATRANLGGLKHAERVFLGLSLMHRYRNQRKGHKFENLFSLLSQEQMRMAEILGKAMRLGAMMWVNKEETNAKLFWAPDAKALQLVLEGDAVSLYGEVAEARLKSLARAMNASFAFQAK